One Streptomyces sp. V4I8 genomic window carries:
- a CDS encoding putative Ig domain-containing protein, which translates to MNDTKSTGVSRRTLLQAAGATAAAYSLIGATAGTASADDTPASADKLVVYPIPSGVPTNSSFAVKARTPGGEWQTVPVYRSRAKQIDANTGSGPVFNSSVATFDFQGTVEVAVTSSKGAIGSARIRPLSYDIDFTVDGATVSFTLAEPRNLSIEIDGEIFNNLQLHANPIETYVPDPDDPDVIFFGPGLHKTTDNVVKVPSGKTLYLAGGAVLTSRVEFDTVENARLRGRGVLYNSQNGILVNYSKNIEIDGIMVLNPSSGYSVTVGQSKQVTVRNLHSYSHGQWGDGIDVFSSEDVLIEGVWMRNSDDCIAIYAHRWDYYGDCRNITVRNSTLWADVAHPINVGTHGNTDKPETIENLVFSNIDILDHREPQMDYQGCIALNPGDSNLLKNVRAQDIRVEDFRWGQLINMRVMFNKSYNTSVGRGIDGVFIRNMTYTGTHANPSVMVGYDADHAIKNVTFQNLVINGKFIGNGMKKPGWYKFTDVMPAYANEHVISPRFLNSTEATSTAKPAITSPDQATATKNQVFNYLITADELPTSFAAGGLPKGLDIDTATGLISGTVRDSVGSCTATVSATNSVGTATQTVILTIEHA; encoded by the coding sequence ATGAACGACACCAAGAGCACCGGCGTGTCCCGGCGCACCCTTCTCCAGGCCGCGGGTGCCACCGCAGCCGCGTACTCGTTGATCGGCGCCACGGCCGGCACCGCGAGCGCCGATGACACACCGGCGTCGGCGGACAAGCTGGTGGTGTACCCGATTCCGAGCGGGGTCCCGACCAACTCGAGCTTCGCCGTCAAGGCCCGTACGCCGGGCGGCGAATGGCAGACGGTGCCCGTCTACCGGTCCCGGGCGAAGCAGATCGACGCGAACACGGGCAGCGGCCCGGTCTTCAACTCCTCCGTCGCCACCTTCGACTTCCAGGGCACCGTCGAGGTCGCCGTCACCTCGTCCAAGGGCGCCATCGGGTCCGCGCGGATCCGGCCGCTCTCGTACGACATCGACTTCACGGTGGACGGTGCCACGGTGAGCTTCACGCTCGCCGAGCCGCGCAACCTCTCCATAGAGATCGACGGCGAGATCTTCAACAACCTCCAGCTGCACGCCAATCCGATCGAGACGTACGTGCCCGACCCGGACGACCCGGATGTCATCTTCTTCGGGCCCGGCCTGCACAAGACCACCGACAACGTGGTGAAGGTGCCCAGCGGCAAGACGCTCTACCTGGCCGGTGGCGCGGTGCTGACGTCCAGGGTGGAGTTCGACACGGTCGAGAACGCCCGGCTGCGCGGCCGCGGTGTGCTGTACAACTCGCAGAACGGCATCCTGGTCAACTACTCCAAGAACATCGAGATCGACGGCATCATGGTGCTCAACCCGAGCAGCGGCTACTCGGTCACCGTCGGCCAGTCGAAGCAGGTTACCGTCCGCAACCTGCACTCCTACAGCCACGGCCAGTGGGGCGACGGCATCGATGTCTTCTCCAGCGAGGATGTCCTCATCGAGGGCGTCTGGATGCGCAACTCCGACGACTGCATCGCGATCTACGCCCACCGCTGGGACTACTACGGCGACTGCCGCAACATCACCGTCCGCAACTCCACCCTCTGGGCGGACGTCGCGCACCCGATCAACGTCGGCACGCACGGCAACACCGACAAGCCGGAGACCATCGAGAACCTCGTCTTCAGCAACATCGACATCCTCGACCACCGCGAACCGCAGATGGACTACCAGGGCTGCATCGCGCTCAACCCGGGCGACAGCAACCTGCTGAAGAACGTCCGCGCCCAGGACATCCGGGTGGAGGACTTCCGCTGGGGCCAGCTGATCAACATGCGGGTCATGTTCAACAAGTCGTACAACACCTCCGTCGGCCGGGGCATCGACGGGGTGTTCATCCGCAACATGACCTACACGGGCACGCACGCCAACCCGTCCGTCATGGTCGGCTACGACGCGGACCACGCCATCAAGAACGTGACGTTCCAGAACCTCGTCATCAACGGCAAGTTCATCGGCAACGGGATGAAGAAGCCGGGCTGGTACAAGTTCACGGACGTGATGCCGGCGTACGCCAACGAGCATGTGATCAGCCCCCGGTTCCTGAACTCCACCGAGGCCACGTCCACCGCCAAGCCCGCGATCACCAGCCCGGACCAGGCCACGGCCACCAAGAACCAGGTCTTCAACTACCTGATCACGGCCGACGAGCTGCCCACGTCCTTCGCCGCCGGGGGCCTGCCGAAGGGGCTGGACATCGACACCGCCACCGGCCTGATCTCCGGCACGGTCAGGGACAGCGTCGGTAGCTGCACCGCCACGGTATCGGCCACCAACAGCGTGGGTACCGCGACGCAGACCGTCATACTCACCATCGAGCACGCGTGA
- a CDS encoding carbohydrate ABC transporter permease has translation MTATTLPPKSSTLPPTSSTTNMRVRVRAKRLVLYTVLVSVTGLFLGPFGWLILSGLKTQGELAASPVHWLPDVFQWHNFADAFTRIDFLGYARNSLIIALLYATLVTLSSAWVGFGFARLDAPGKKVLFGVLLGSMMLPQMVTLLPTYLIFAKFGMVDTYWPWVLWGLSAAPYLVFLFRQFFAGMPRELEEAAIVDGCGYTSIFWRIFLPQSWSVLSASFIISFTWTWGDYIAPQLLLSTDHTTLAVAVMTAYVNEGGTPVPELQAAASVMYVVPILLIFLIAQRGFVAGMSTSGLK, from the coding sequence GTGACCGCCACCACGCTGCCGCCCAAGTCATCGACTCTGCCGCCCACGTCATCGACGACGAACATGCGCGTCCGGGTACGCGCCAAGCGCCTCGTCCTCTACACGGTCCTCGTCTCCGTCACCGGGCTGTTCCTCGGCCCCTTCGGCTGGCTGATCCTCTCCGGCCTGAAGACCCAGGGCGAACTGGCCGCCTCGCCCGTGCACTGGCTGCCCGACGTCTTCCAGTGGCACAACTTCGCCGACGCCTTCACCCGGATCGACTTCCTCGGCTACGCCCGCAACTCCCTGATCATCGCCCTTCTCTACGCCACACTCGTCACCCTCAGCTCGGCCTGGGTCGGCTTCGGGTTCGCCCGGCTCGACGCGCCCGGCAAGAAGGTGCTGTTCGGTGTGCTGCTCGGCTCGATGATGCTGCCCCAGATGGTCACCCTGCTGCCCACGTACCTGATCTTCGCCAAGTTCGGCATGGTCGACACCTACTGGCCGTGGGTGCTGTGGGGCCTGTCCGCGGCGCCGTATCTGGTCTTCCTCTTCCGGCAGTTCTTCGCGGGGATGCCGCGCGAACTGGAGGAGGCCGCGATCGTCGACGGCTGCGGATACACGTCGATCTTCTGGCGGATCTTCCTGCCGCAGTCCTGGTCCGTGCTGTCCGCGAGCTTCATCATCTCCTTCACCTGGACCTGGGGCGACTACATCGCCCCTCAGCTGCTGCTGTCCACCGACCACACCACGCTCGCCGTGGCCGTGATGACCGCCTACGTCAACGAGGGCGGTACGCCCGTCCCCGAGCTCCAGGCCGCCGCCTCCGTGATGTACGTCGTCCCCATCCTGCTGATCTTCCTCATCGCCCAGCGCGGCTTCGTCGCCGGGATGTCGACCTCCGGTCTCAAGTGA